The following are encoded together in the Desulfoplanes formicivorans genome:
- a CDS encoding universal stress protein: MKHILLTTHGTPGARKAEALALEWAHRYGAKVTILSIINEAWGDMTCDDWLNTSTTRNTFGAYVAGEISKEIGQLWDRLRDEFQGVEIDFLSKAGKLEDVLAEAAREVDADVVIMGAWQQEQAPGFKDRFENKRLHPQMPCPLVVAP; the protein is encoded by the coding sequence ATGAAGCATATTCTACTCACCACACACGGAACGCCCGGTGCCCGCAAGGCAGAAGCCCTTGCCCTTGAATGGGCCCATCGCTACGGCGCAAAGGTCACCATCCTGTCCATTATCAACGAGGCCTGGGGTGACATGACCTGCGACGACTGGCTGAATACCTCCACCACACGCAACACCTTCGGGGCCTATGTTGCTGGCGAAATATCCAAGGAGATCGGTCAGCTCTGGGATCGACTGCGCGATGAATTCCAGGGTGTTGAAATCGATTTTTTGAGCAAGGCAGGCAAGCTCGAAGATGTGCTTGCCGAGGCAGCCAGAGAGGTGGATGCCGATGTGGTGATCATGGGCGCCTGGCAGCAGGAACAGGCTCCCGGCTTCAAGGACCGTTTTGAAAACAAGCGTCTGCATCCGCAGATGCCATGCCCTTTGGTGGTGGCGCCATGA
- a CDS encoding protein kinase domain-containing protein produces MWSALENIAFRESLPMPLCAGDSICGVLVSGQINRGRFNLQYLGRRRCKPYLLKQFYCLNTNAFLRWQNEARFIELPQIDGYIWPCDEWRGGVIAPWPEGVPLYAWLRAKPRNLPARIGVGLGLARCMARLHDAGIIHRNLSSSCVWISEKNIQISDFGAACHERWDDFWNDSMPPCGSPAYASPEALHGKKSGPAKDMYALGGLLYLLLADRPPFNRLKLLIRKRIPWDILPDTLPPVREVPPSLYDGITACMAGNPANRPTAHEVASILAEYGEWDDQDTQIVLPPLRFNNRHRQRIMVFIKGDERAASLFDAAIEQALAEPSLFLFVGLVPGNLPSGHLERFKGSLYRKLAQGLIRCRRHHLIWSLRLLETIVPEYTALKLIRQYRPMQVFLGKATSRPGSVFCRCLKRQTARENIGITHII; encoded by the coding sequence ATGTGGAGCGCCCTGGAAAATATCGCCTTTCGAGAGAGTCTTCCGATGCCGTTGTGTGCGGGAGATTCCATCTGCGGAGTTCTTGTCTCCGGCCAGATCAATCGAGGGCGCTTCAACCTGCAGTATCTCGGCCGAAGGCGCTGCAAACCCTATCTGCTCAAGCAATTCTACTGCCTGAATACCAACGCCTTTCTGCGTTGGCAAAACGAGGCGCGTTTCATCGAACTCCCTCAAATAGACGGATACATCTGGCCATGTGACGAATGGCGGGGCGGGGTGATCGCTCCCTGGCCCGAAGGTGTTCCCCTGTATGCATGGCTTCGGGCCAAACCCAGGAACCTGCCGGCCCGGATCGGCGTGGGCCTTGGTCTGGCCAGATGCATGGCCCGTCTGCATGATGCGGGCATCATCCACAGAAACCTTTCTTCATCCTGTGTCTGGATAAGCGAAAAAAACATTCAGATCAGCGACTTTGGCGCTGCCTGCCATGAACGGTGGGATGATTTCTGGAACGACTCCATGCCACCCTGCGGGTCCCCGGCTTATGCCTCGCCTGAAGCCTTGCACGGGAAAAAATCCGGTCCTGCAAAGGATATGTATGCCCTGGGAGGGCTTCTCTACCTTCTTCTGGCTGACAGACCGCCGTTTAACAGGCTGAAATTATTGATCAGAAAGCGTATCCCGTGGGATATTCTCCCTGATACCCTGCCACCTGTCCGGGAAGTTCCGCCCTCATTGTATGACGGCATCACGGCCTGTATGGCCGGAAATCCTGCCAATCGTCCCACCGCCCATGAGGTTGCCAGCATTCTGGCCGAGTATGGTGAATGGGACGACCAGGACACACAGATCGTGTTGCCCCCGCTTCGTTTCAACAATCGTCATCGGCAGCGCATCATGGTCTTCATCAAGGGAGACGAGCGAGCAGCCTCCTTGTTTGATGCCGCCATAGAGCAGGCTTTGGCAGAACCCTCCCTTTTTCTGTTTGTGGGTCTGGTTCCCGGGAACCTGCCAAGCGGTCATCTGGAGCGTTTCAAGGGCAGTCTCTACCGCAAGCTGGCCCAGGGGCTGATACGGTGCCGCAGGCATCATCTTATATGGAGTCTGCGCCTTTTGGAAACGATTGTTCCGGAATACACGGCCCTGAAACTGATCAGACAATATCGTCCCATGCAGGTCTTTCTCGGGAAGGCGACATCCAGGCCTGGCAGCGTGTTTTGTCGGTGTCTTAAGCGCCAGACAGCCCGTGAGAATATCGGTATCACCCATATTATTTGA
- a CDS encoding ZIP family metal transporter, translating into MHPLFLVIASTLLAGLAMPIGAAFASREQFKPEWLEKEFRHGVMAFGGGALLSAVALVLVPEGITRFKPWSASLFFIAGGLSFMFVDIILKKIDTAASQLTAMLSDFIPESIALGAAFATGKSSVFVLAGLIALQNLPEGFNAYCELKASSSYSSRTIVLIFAVMALLGPLVGVSGYLWLQDNPAIVAAIMLFASGGILYSIFQDIAPQAKLETYWAPPMGAVLGFVLGMAGFMMTP; encoded by the coding sequence ATGCATCCGCTGTTTTTGGTCATTGCATCAACCCTCCTGGCTGGTCTGGCCATGCCGATAGGCGCGGCCTTTGCCTCGCGTGAACAATTCAAACCGGAATGGCTTGAAAAAGAGTTCCGTCATGGCGTCATGGCCTTTGGAGGGGGTGCGCTTCTGTCTGCAGTTGCCCTTGTTCTGGTGCCCGAGGGAATCACCCGTTTTAAACCCTGGTCCGCTTCCCTCTTCTTTATAGCTGGCGGACTGAGCTTTATGTTCGTTGATATCATCCTCAAAAAAATAGATACCGCTGCAAGTCAACTGACTGCCATGCTTTCCGATTTTATACCCGAGTCAATTGCCCTGGGCGCTGCGTTCGCCACAGGCAAAAGCAGTGTGTTTGTACTTGCCGGTTTGATAGCCTTGCAAAATCTTCCGGAGGGGTTCAATGCCTATTGTGAACTCAAAGCGTCTTCTTCATACAGTTCACGAACAATCGTACTCATCTTTGCCGTGATGGCCCTACTCGGCCCCCTGGTGGGTGTGTCCGGGTACCTGTGGTTGCAGGATAATCCCGCCATTGTTGCCGCCATCATGCTTTTTGCATCCGGCGGCATTCTCTATTCCATATTTCAGGATATTGCCCCACAGGCAAAACTCGAAACATACTGGGCCCCTCCCATGGGCGCTGTTTTGGGATTTGTTCTGGGTATGGCCGGATTCATGATGACGCCATAA
- a CDS encoding methyl-accepting chemotaxis protein, which produces MSIRLKIALVLGGAVVLLGLVAYWLVGRELDHLHRQGLTHTMEQKAHEVVNAINAASLQARNQAAMFSTLPQVVEAYHVAGSGNMDDAASPQSQKARDMLRRELAPIMAGFQSVTGKPLRLHFHLPNGRSLVRMWRKQQTKVNGTWMDISDDLSSFRQTVLDVNRQYQPMQGIELGRGGFAIRGLSPVKDDHGSHLGSVEVLIDFNPIMEAAGSSDRSSMRLYMNAEYLDITTRLQDPQKNPRVGNHFVLVTGADNPALDGLITEDLLLQGKQGLVVEEKGEEALSAFPIRDYKGDQIGVMVYALNISSDNAIIQAAGTRFSGILLALLVLPLLLITLLLTRSVIRPVKTIIAKIEDIRHDRANLSDRINAHQHDEIGELAESFNALMKKIATLLTEAQGYMNMLNAVPDPIFAVDDDFRILMANQATEKMLGKKVDQLLGARCADTFRTEVCETPNCPITQAKKSQSLVQSEILAIGTPDKPIYIQPLADVIRDKNGQHIGYVEVAREVTDLVRKEHELSQNMHRLEDINQGIEAAAGHIAESADQFTINFRNMSQGSEIQRNRVAETATAMEEMNATVLEVARGASSAAEQADAARQKAMAGSEIVKQAISAITEVQDKALVMKRNMSKLGEQAAGIGKVMNVINDIADQTNLLALNAAIEAARAGEAGRGFAVVADEVRKLAEKTMEATREVGEAIRTIQAGTENNVTDVDNAVHSVENATNLASQSGSALEEIVGIVISTNDQVQAIATAAEQQSATSEQISRAIAEVNEVANSTAQAIEESSETLEELTQLARRLKDQATAP; this is translated from the coding sequence ATGAGTATCCGGTTGAAAATTGCTTTGGTTCTTGGTGGTGCTGTGGTCCTGCTCGGCCTGGTGGCATACTGGCTTGTTGGACGGGAACTTGATCACCTGCATCGTCAGGGACTGACCCACACCATGGAACAAAAGGCGCACGAAGTGGTCAATGCCATTAATGCCGCTTCATTGCAGGCACGCAACCAAGCGGCCATGTTCAGCACACTCCCCCAAGTGGTGGAGGCCTATCATGTCGCCGGATCCGGGAACATGGACGACGCAGCATCCCCCCAGAGCCAAAAGGCTCGGGACATGCTGCGTCGCGAACTGGCCCCGATCATGGCCGGATTCCAATCAGTGACAGGCAAACCGCTACGTCTTCATTTCCACTTACCCAACGGTCGCAGCCTGGTTCGCATGTGGCGCAAGCAGCAAACCAAGGTAAACGGCACATGGATGGACATCTCGGACGATCTCTCGTCATTTCGCCAGACCGTGCTGGACGTGAATCGCCAATACCAACCCATGCAGGGCATTGAGCTTGGTCGCGGCGGCTTTGCCATCCGCGGTCTTTCACCGGTGAAGGATGATCACGGTAGCCATCTCGGCTCCGTGGAAGTGCTCATCGACTTCAATCCCATCATGGAAGCCGCCGGATCAAGCGACAGAAGCAGTATGCGCCTGTACATGAACGCCGAATACCTGGACATCACCACCCGCCTTCAGGACCCTCAAAAAAATCCCCGGGTGGGCAACCATTTCGTGCTCGTTACCGGAGCAGATAATCCCGCTTTGGACGGCCTGATTACCGAGGACCTGCTGCTTCAAGGCAAGCAGGGCCTCGTTGTCGAGGAAAAGGGAGAAGAGGCCCTTTCCGCCTTTCCCATCCGCGATTACAAGGGCGACCAGATCGGTGTCATGGTCTACGCCCTGAACATCTCCTCGGACAACGCCATCATCCAGGCCGCAGGCACCCGCTTCAGTGGTATTTTGCTCGCCCTGCTGGTCCTGCCCTTGCTGCTCATTACCCTTTTGCTGACCCGCTCGGTCATCCGCCCGGTAAAGACAATCATCGCCAAGATTGAAGACATCCGCCACGACCGCGCCAACCTTTCCGACCGTATCAATGCCCATCAACACGACGAAATTGGCGAGTTGGCAGAATCCTTCAACGCGCTCATGAAAAAAATCGCGACCTTGCTCACCGAAGCCCAGGGCTACATGAACATGCTCAATGCCGTGCCGGATCCCATTTTTGCCGTAGATGACGACTTCCGCATCCTCATGGCCAACCAGGCCACGGAAAAAATGCTTGGCAAAAAGGTAGACCAGTTGCTTGGTGCCCGCTGCGCCGATACTTTCCGCACAGAGGTCTGCGAGACCCCCAATTGCCCCATCACCCAGGCCAAAAAGAGCCAGAGCCTTGTGCAATCGGAAATTCTCGCCATAGGCACCCCTGACAAACCAATCTACATTCAGCCCTTGGCTGACGTGATCCGGGACAAAAACGGCCAGCACATCGGGTATGTGGAGGTGGCACGCGAGGTCACCGACCTGGTACGCAAGGAACACGAGCTCAGCCAAAACATGCACCGGCTGGAAGACATCAACCAGGGCATTGAAGCGGCTGCAGGACATATTGCCGAATCTGCAGACCAGTTTACAATCAACTTCCGGAACATGAGCCAGGGGTCTGAAATCCAGCGCAACCGCGTGGCTGAAACAGCCACGGCCATGGAAGAAATGAACGCCACCGTATTGGAAGTTGCCCGGGGAGCCTCCAGTGCCGCAGAACAGGCCGACGCTGCCCGCCAAAAGGCCATGGCAGGATCAGAAATTGTAAAACAGGCCATCTCCGCTATAACCGAAGTCCAGGACAAGGCCCTGGTCATGAAACGCAATATGTCCAAGCTGGGCGAACAGGCAGCTGGCATTGGCAAGGTCATGAACGTTATCAACGATATTGCAGATCAGACCAATCTGCTGGCCCTTAATGCAGCCATTGAAGCTGCCCGGGCAGGTGAAGCTGGAAGAGGCTTTGCCGTGGTTGCCGACGAAGTCCGCAAACTGGCCGAAAAAACCATGGAAGCCACCCGGGAAGTTGGCGAGGCCATTCGGACCATTCAGGCGGGCACGGAAAACAACGTGACTGACGTGGACAATGCGGTACATTCCGTGGAAAACGCCACAAACCTTGCCTCCCAGTCCGGAAGCGCGCTGGAAGAAATCGTGGGCATTGTGATCTCCACCAATGATCAGGTTCAGGCCATTGCCACAGCCGCGGAACAGCAGTCAGCCACCAGTGAACAAATCAGCCGGGCCATTGCAGAAGTCAATGAGGTGGCCAACTCCACGGCTCAAGCCATTGAGGAATCTTCAGAAACCCTTGAAGAACTCACCCAACTGGCCCGTCGTCTTAAAGACCAGGCCACAGCCCCCTGA
- a CDS encoding DegV family protein: MADNETPNTPHSSENDETTSAKMEAALGKIKYLNGVRLQRAIVAGADWVVAMQKHLDAINVFPVPDGDTGSNMAATMKSIAERAKENIDKSLNRVSNALADSALMGAKGNSGAILAQFFQGLAEGLKDHRKVTTERFGQAVHVAAQRAQEAISSPKEGTILTVIREWSDRVRENCKKTTDFDELLRDSLDWAQKALDRTPEQLASLKKAGVVDAGAQGFVYMLEGIVTFMEKGDLAASRQNAQKQASANLPLIGEDFFDDHENSPFRYCTECLVVGQGIDIRKLRTDLEGLGDSLIVAGSSTKAKVHIHTNHPADIFKIVAREGEFREQKIDDMEQQNHDAHRSDKARVAIVTDTGCDIPQDLCEKYNIHFIHHSLVFGDNETYLDKQGIHRDDFYARLCDFKTPIKTSQPTPSQFKRMYSFLLKYYDACVSIHLPPAHSGTIHGARRIASGYNDKVSIVDSTCNSMAMGLVVLEAAKAAAQGMSQQEVVQVAEKAASKARAFFCFDTLKYHLRGGRLSNSAGKLASILQLRPIITFKEDGTVKLDGVGFSRHGVRKKTWAKARKAAMGKKNLQFVVAHANNPQLAAWFVQNIRKTFDTDDIPVVEASYTLVSHAGPGAAGIGFIGD; this comes from the coding sequence TTGGCAGACAACGAAACTCCCAACACGCCTCATTCCTCTGAAAACGACGAAACCACGTCGGCAAAGATGGAAGCCGCCCTCGGAAAGATCAAGTATCTGAACGGAGTCAGGCTTCAACGAGCCATTGTGGCTGGAGCTGACTGGGTCGTGGCCATGCAGAAGCATCTTGATGCCATCAATGTCTTCCCTGTTCCCGACGGAGACACGGGAAGCAACATGGCCGCGACCATGAAAAGCATTGCCGAACGAGCCAAAGAAAATATCGACAAGTCTCTGAATCGGGTCAGCAATGCCCTTGCCGATTCCGCCCTCATGGGTGCCAAAGGCAATTCCGGAGCCATTCTCGCCCAGTTTTTCCAAGGCCTTGCCGAAGGACTCAAGGATCACCGCAAGGTAACCACCGAACGATTCGGGCAAGCCGTCCACGTGGCCGCTCAAAGGGCCCAGGAAGCCATTTCATCACCCAAGGAAGGAACCATCCTGACCGTGATCCGGGAATGGTCAGACAGGGTCCGGGAAAATTGCAAGAAAACAACGGATTTTGACGAACTGCTTCGGGACTCCCTGGACTGGGCCCAGAAGGCACTGGATCGCACTCCTGAACAGCTGGCATCACTGAAAAAGGCCGGTGTCGTGGATGCAGGAGCTCAGGGATTTGTGTACATGCTTGAAGGCATTGTCACGTTCATGGAAAAGGGTGATTTGGCGGCCTCCCGGCAGAACGCCCAGAAACAGGCCTCAGCAAACCTCCCGCTCATTGGCGAAGACTTTTTTGACGACCATGAAAATTCACCATTCAGATACTGCACCGAATGTCTTGTTGTAGGGCAAGGCATTGATATCCGCAAACTGAGAACAGACCTCGAAGGCCTTGGTGATTCCCTTATTGTCGCAGGTTCTTCCACCAAGGCCAAAGTGCACATCCATACCAACCACCCGGCCGATATCTTCAAAATCGTGGCCCGGGAAGGGGAATTTCGCGAACAGAAAATCGACGACATGGAACAGCAAAACCATGACGCCCATCGTTCGGACAAGGCCCGCGTCGCCATTGTTACGGACACGGGATGCGATATTCCCCAGGACTTGTGCGAAAAATACAACATCCATTTCATCCATCACAGTCTCGTGTTCGGCGATAACGAGACCTATCTGGACAAACAGGGAATCCACCGGGACGATTTCTATGCCAGGCTGTGCGATTTCAAAACCCCCATAAAGACCTCTCAGCCCACGCCTTCCCAGTTCAAGCGCATGTATTCCTTTTTGCTCAAATACTATGATGCATGCGTCTCCATCCATCTGCCACCGGCCCATAGCGGCACCATTCACGGAGCTCGCCGAATAGCCTCGGGATACAATGACAAGGTCAGTATTGTCGACAGTACCTGCAATTCCATGGCCATGGGTCTGGTCGTTCTGGAAGCCGCTAAGGCAGCCGCCCAGGGTATGAGTCAGCAGGAAGTCGTGCAGGTGGCCGAGAAGGCCGCTAGCAAGGCCAGGGCCTTTTTCTGCTTCGACACCCTCAAATACCATCTCCGGGGGGGCAGATTAAGCAATTCAGCAGGCAAACTTGCTTCCATTCTGCAACTTCGCCCGATTATTACCTTCAAGGAAGATGGTACGGTCAAACTCGACGGCGTTGGATTTTCCAGACACGGCGTGCGTAAAAAAACCTGGGCCAAGGCCCGCAAAGCAGCCATGGGAAAAAAGAACCTGCAATTCGTTGTAGCCCATGCCAATAATCCCCAATTGGCGGCATGGTTTGTCCAGAACATCCGGAAAACCTTTGACACGGACGATATTCCGGTTGTCGAGGCCTCTTACACCTTGGTAAGCCACGCAGGTCCGGGCGCAGCCGGCATAGGATTCATCGGAGACTAG
- the serS gene encoding serine--tRNA ligase, protein MLDLKFVRGHVDQVAAALKTRNASIDIESFLETDSRRRKLLAEVEDLKSLRNKASAEVAQKKRNKEDASELLKELSGVSARIKQLDEELKAVDATTKAFLLTIPNMPHADVPVGRDENDNREEKVWGNKPEFAFTPKEHWEIGTALGGLDFPRAAKLTGSRFVVLKDWAARMERALTSFMIDVHTLEHGYTEVMPPAIINKTSLLGTGQLPKFADDLFKLEQSDYYLIPTAEVPLTNLFRDEILEEDDLPTALTAFTPCFRSEAGSYGKDTKGIIRQHQFDKVEMVRIAHPDHSYEDLELLLGHAEAILQKLGLHYRVVTLCTGDLGFSAAKTYDIEVWLPGQNKYREISSCSNCEDFQARRANIRFRPKGSSKNRLVHTLNGSGLAVGRTMVAILENYQREDGSVVIPDILRPYMGGTDIIYPG, encoded by the coding sequence ATGCTCGATCTCAAATTTGTACGTGGTCATGTCGACCAGGTTGCCGCAGCCTTGAAAACAAGGAACGCTTCCATTGACATCGAATCCTTTCTGGAGACGGATTCCAGACGAAGAAAACTTTTGGCCGAGGTGGAAGATCTCAAAAGCCTCCGGAACAAGGCATCTGCCGAGGTTGCCCAAAAAAAACGCAACAAGGAAGACGCCTCGGAACTGCTCAAGGAACTCTCCGGGGTATCCGCTCGCATCAAACAGCTGGATGAGGAGCTCAAGGCCGTTGATGCGACAACCAAGGCCTTTTTGCTGACCATCCCCAACATGCCCCACGCAGACGTTCCCGTGGGCCGGGACGAGAACGACAACCGGGAGGAAAAGGTCTGGGGGAACAAGCCGGAGTTTGCATTCACTCCCAAGGAACATTGGGAAATCGGCACCGCTCTTGGAGGCCTTGATTTCCCCAGGGCGGCCAAACTCACGGGCAGTCGATTCGTGGTGCTCAAGGATTGGGCCGCGCGCATGGAACGGGCCCTGACCAGCTTCATGATTGATGTGCACACCCTGGAACACGGGTACACCGAGGTCATGCCTCCAGCCATCATCAACAAGACATCCCTTCTCGGCACGGGTCAGCTGCCCAAATTTGCCGATGACCTGTTCAAACTGGAACAGAGCGATTACTATCTCATTCCCACGGCCGAAGTACCCCTGACCAACCTCTTTCGGGATGAAATCCTCGAAGAGGATGATCTGCCCACGGCGCTGACCGCGTTCACTCCCTGTTTCAGATCCGAAGCCGGGTCATACGGCAAGGATACCAAAGGCATCATCCGGCAGCACCAGTTCGACAAGGTGGAAATGGTCAGGATCGCCCATCCGGATCACTCCTATGAAGATCTCGAACTTCTCCTTGGCCATGCCGAAGCCATTCTGCAGAAACTCGGACTCCATTACAGGGTGGTGACCCTGTGCACGGGCGACCTGGGGTTTTCCGCGGCCAAAACCTATGATATAGAAGTGTGGCTTCCTGGACAAAACAAATACCGGGAGATATCCTCCTGTTCCAATTGCGAAGACTTTCAGGCCAGACGGGCCAACATCCGGTTCAGGCCCAAAGGCAGTTCCAAAAACCGCCTGGTCCATACGTTGAACGGATCGGGACTGGCCGTTGGCCGAACCATGGTCGCCATTCTCGAAAATTATCAACGGGAAGACGGTTCCGTCGTCATCCCGGACATCCTTCGCCCCTACATGGGGGGAACCGATATCATCTACCCAGGATAG
- the groES gene encoding co-chaperone GroES, protein MKLRPLHDRILVKRVEEEEVTKGGIIIPDSAKEKPIKGKVQAAGPGKTADDGKLIPMGVKEGDEVIFNKYAGTEVKIDGEELLIMREDDILAVIEA, encoded by the coding sequence ATGAAACTCAGACCGCTTCATGATCGCATCCTGGTAAAACGGGTAGAGGAAGAGGAAGTAACCAAGGGGGGCATCATCATCCCTGACAGTGCCAAGGAAAAACCCATCAAGGGCAAGGTCCAGGCTGCCGGTCCCGGCAAAACCGCTGATGATGGCAAGCTCATCCCCATGGGCGTGAAGGAAGGCGACGAGGTTATTTTCAACAAGTACGCCGGTACCGAGGTCAAGATCGATGGCGAGGAACTCTTGATCATGCGCGAAGATGACATTCTGGCTGTTATCGAGGCATAG
- the groL gene encoding chaperonin GroEL (60 kDa chaperone family; promotes refolding of misfolded polypeptides especially under stressful conditions; forms two stacked rings of heptamers to form a barrel-shaped 14mer; ends can be capped by GroES; misfolded proteins enter the barrel where they are refolded when GroES binds), which yields MASKIIKFEEKARESLKLGLDQLADAVKVTLGPKGRNVVIEKSFGAPIITKDGVTVAKEIELEDKFENMGAQLVKEVASKTSDVAGDGTTTATILAQAIFKEGVKLVAAGRNPMSIKRGIDKAVEVIVAELDRVAKPTRDPKEIAQVGTISANNDATIGNIIAEAMDKVGKEGVITVEEAKGFDTTLDVVEGMQFDRGYLSPYFVTNPDKMVCEMEEPLILINEKKISSMKELLPVLEQVAKMSKPLVIIAEDIEGEALATLVVNKLRGTLNVVAVKAPGFGERRKAMLQDIAVLTGGQVVSEDLGIKLENITLNDLGSAKRVVIDKETSTIVDGAGKAEDIKARVKQIRSEIEETTSDYDREKLQERLAKIVGGVAVINVGAATETEMKEKKARVEDALNATRAAVEEGIVPGGGVALVRAQKVLGDVKAADDDETAGVEVVRRALEAPIRQICANAGFEGAVIVESVRNGKDDYGFNAATGEFEDLVKVGVIDPKKVTRTALQNAASVASLLLTTEAAIAEKPEEKNDMPAMPGGGMGGMGGMM from the coding sequence ATGGCTTCCAAAATTATCAAATTCGAAGAAAAGGCTAGAGAAAGCCTCAAACTCGGCCTGGATCAGCTGGCCGATGCCGTCAAGGTTACCCTTGGCCCTAAGGGCCGTAATGTTGTTATTGAAAAATCTTTTGGCGCACCCATCATCACCAAGGATGGTGTAACTGTAGCCAAGGAAATCGAGCTGGAAGACAAGTTCGAGAACATGGGCGCCCAGTTGGTCAAGGAAGTTGCTTCCAAGACTTCCGATGTTGCTGGTGACGGTACCACAACCGCGACCATCCTGGCCCAGGCCATCTTCAAGGAAGGCGTCAAGCTGGTTGCTGCAGGCCGCAATCCCATGTCCATCAAACGCGGTATCGACAAGGCTGTTGAAGTCATTGTCGCCGAACTGGACAGGGTTGCCAAACCCACCCGCGACCCCAAGGAAATCGCTCAGGTCGGTACCATTTCCGCCAACAACGACGCCACCATCGGCAACATCATTGCCGAGGCCATGGACAAGGTTGGCAAGGAAGGCGTCATCACGGTTGAAGAAGCCAAAGGCTTTGACACCACTCTGGACGTTGTCGAGGGTATGCAGTTTGATCGTGGCTACCTGTCTCCCTACTTCGTGACCAATCCGGACAAGATGGTTTGCGAGATGGAAGAGCCCCTGATCCTGATCAACGAAAAGAAGATCTCCAGCATGAAGGAACTTCTGCCCGTTCTGGAGCAGGTCGCCAAGATGAGCAAGCCTCTGGTGATCATTGCCGAAGACATCGAAGGCGAAGCCCTGGCCACTCTGGTTGTGAACAAGCTGCGTGGCACTCTGAATGTTGTGGCTGTCAAGGCTCCCGGCTTTGGCGAGAGAAGAAAGGCCATGCTCCAGGATATCGCCGTGCTCACCGGCGGTCAGGTTGTCTCCGAAGACCTGGGTATCAAGCTCGAGAACATCACTCTGAACGATCTTGGCAGCGCCAAGCGTGTTGTCATTGACAAGGAAACCTCCACCATTGTTGATGGTGCAGGCAAGGCCGAGGATATCAAGGCCCGTGTCAAGCAGATCCGTTCGGAGATCGAGGAAACCACTTCCGATTACGATCGTGAGAAGCTCCAGGAACGTCTGGCCAAGATCGTCGGTGGTGTGGCCGTAATCAATGTCGGCGCTGCCACGGAAACCGAGATGAAGGAAAAGAAGGCCCGTGTGGAAGACGCTTTGAACGCCACCCGTGCCGCTGTTGAGGAAGGCATTGTTCCTGGTGGTGGTGTTGCCCTGGTTCGTGCCCAGAAGGTGCTTGGCGATGTCAAGGCTGCTGATGACGATGAAACCGCTGGTGTCGAAGTCGTCCGCCGCGCCCTGGAAGCTCCCATCCGTCAGATCTGCGCCAACGCAGGTTTTGAAGGTGCTGTAATCGTTGAAAGCGTACGCAACGGCAAGGATGATTACGGTTTCAACGCCGCGACCGGTGAGTTCGAGGATCTGGTCAAGGTCGGCGTCATCGATCCCAAGAAGGTTACCAGGACTGCTTTGCAGAACGCTGCTTCCGTGGCCTCCCTGTTGTTGACCACCGAGGCTGCCATTGCCGAGAAGCCCGAAGAAAAGAACGACATGCCTGCAATGCCCGGTGGCGGCATGGGCGGCATGGGCGGCATGATGTAA